The genomic DNA CGCGGAGCGACAGGGATCCTGCCAGCTCGAGCACGCCGTCCGTCTCGATCGCGACCCGGGTCGCCACGTCGTACTCGTCGTTGATGTCGCCGATGACCTGTTCCACCAGATCCTCGAGCGTCACGATGCCCGCCGTCCCCCCATATTCGTCGAGCACGATCGCCACGTGCGCCCGTGTCTTTCGCAGGTCGTCGAGCACGCGCTGTGCCGGACGGGTGTCGGGCACGAACACCGGCTCCCGCAGGTGCCGGGCCAACGAGAACGGCATTCCCGAGTCGTGCAGCCAGAGATCCTTGGCCAGAAAGACTCCCACGATGTCGTCCAGCGATGTGCCGTACACGGGATAGCGCGAATAGCGCTCGCGCCGCAACACGTCGTGCACCTCTTCCTCGGTGGCGTTGAGCGGGAGCGCCACGACGTTCGTGCGCGGTCGCATGACCTCCCGCACGCGCTTGGCGTGAATCTGCAGCACGCCGGCCAGCATCCGGGCCCCGGCTTCCGACGCCCCCGCCGGTCCAGACCCGTCGACCAGACGGGCCAGAGCGGCGGCATCCGCCTCCGGCCCTGGACCCGGGGCATCATCAGGCGCGGAAATACCAAGTAAGCCCAAGCCCCAATTGCGGATACGCCGGAACACGCCGACGGCTCGGCGATGGTTCATCTGCGGGTAGTCAGTCTGGGGCATCCGGCTGGGTCGGTCAGAAACGTATGCACCGGCGGGTCGTCCATGCCTGTAGCAGAATGCCAGTGTGAACGGGTCTTGAGAAATCTCGCACTTTGCAATAGCCAACCCTCGTGCGCTCTCACACTTCAGTAGGAAGCCCAACCTCTTTCGAGGCCATGTTGGACCCACGGCACCTGCTCCGCTGGGTCTACCTTGGCCGGCTTTCGGTCGCGAGTGCGATCTTCATCGCCG from Gemmatimonadaceae bacterium includes the following:
- a CDS encoding hemolysin family protein, which encodes MLAGVLQIHAKRVREVMRPRTNVVALPLNATEEEVHDVLRRERYSRYPVYGTSLDDIVGVFLAKDLWLHDSGMPFSLARHLREPVFVPDTRPAQRVLDDLRKTRAHVAIVLDEYGGTAGIVTLEDLVEQVIGDINDEYDVATRVAIETDGVLELAGSLSLRDVRREYQLPIPDGDWRTIGGYAFARLGRLPRIGDRAPYPGGELEVVAMDGRRVAALRVHRAVERGRERSD